Proteins found in one Pocillopora verrucosa isolate sample1 chromosome 12, ASM3666991v2, whole genome shotgun sequence genomic segment:
- the LOC131787459 gene encoding DNA-directed RNA polymerases I, II, and III subunit RPABC2-like isoform X3, which translates to MADDDLEGYDDDLDEVEEEDHFEDVDDLEPTEDTDNIDILPTTEESQEPTKRITTPYMTKYERARVLGTRALQISMGAPVMVELEGQTDPLQIAMKELKFFRKLCL; encoded by the exons ATGGCGGACGACGATTTGGAAGG GTATGACGATGACCTCGATGAGGTCGAAGAAGAAGACCACTTTGAAGATGTAGATGACTTAGAG ccaacaGAAGACACAGATAATATTGACATTTTGCCCACAACAG AAGAAAGCCAAGAACCAACAAAAAGAATCACAACACCATATATGACAAAATATGAGAGAGCAAGAGTATTAGGAACTAGAGCTCTACAGATAAG TATGGGTGCCCCTGTTATGGTGGAACTTGAAGGTCAGACAGATCCTCTACAGATAGCCATGAAGGAACTCAA atTCTTCAGGAAGCTCTGCCTGTAA
- the LOC131787459 gene encoding DNA-directed RNA polymerases I, II, and III subunit RPABC2-like isoform X4, translating into MADDDLEGYDDDLDEVEEEDHFEDVDDLEPTEDTDNIDILPTTEESQEPTKRITTPYMTKYERARVLGTRALQISMGAPVMVELEGQTDPLQIAMKELKKLCL; encoded by the exons ATGGCGGACGACGATTTGGAAGG GTATGACGATGACCTCGATGAGGTCGAAGAAGAAGACCACTTTGAAGATGTAGATGACTTAGAG ccaacaGAAGACACAGATAATATTGACATTTTGCCCACAACAG AAGAAAGCCAAGAACCAACAAAAAGAATCACAACACCATATATGACAAAATATGAGAGAGCAAGAGTATTAGGAACTAGAGCTCTACAGATAAG TATGGGTGCCCCTGTTATGGTGGAACTTGAAGGTCAGACAGATCCTCTACAGATAGCCATGAAGGAACTCAA GAAGCTCTGCCTGTAA
- the LOC131787459 gene encoding DNA-directed RNA polymerases I, II, and III subunit RPABC2-like isoform X1, translating into MADDDLEGYDDDLDEVEEEDHFEDVDDLEPTEDTDNIDILPTTEESQEPTKRITTPYMTKYERARVLGTRALQISMGAPVMVELEGQTDPLQIAMKELNSACNLCVPNFAQSGPQFLP; encoded by the exons ATGGCGGACGACGATTTGGAAGG GTATGACGATGACCTCGATGAGGTCGAAGAAGAAGACCACTTTGAAGATGTAGATGACTTAGAG ccaacaGAAGACACAGATAATATTGACATTTTGCCCACAACAG AAGAAAGCCAAGAACCAACAAAAAGAATCACAACACCATATATGACAAAATATGAGAGAGCAAGAGTATTAGGAACTAGAGCTCTACAGATAAG TATGGGTGCCCCTGTTATGGTGGAACTTGAAGGTCAGACAGATCCTCTACAGATAGCCATGAAGGAACTCAA CTCTGCCTGTAACCTCTGTGTGCCCAACTTTGCCCAAAGTGGACCTCAATTTCTCCCTTAA
- the LOC131790875 gene encoding RNA 3'-terminal phosphate cyclase-like protein: MAADLTYEGCNFFRQRLVLATLSGKSVKIKNIRAVEDDPGLKDFEASFIRLLDKVTNGSRIEINETGTMLFYKPGLLTGGTIDHDCNPQRSIGYYLEAVVLLAPFCKKPIRLTLKGITNDRHDPTVDIIKTVTLPLVKKFVVDDEGLDLKIVKRGAPPEGGGEVVFSCPVRRNLRPLQFTDPGKIKRIRGLAYAMRVSPAICKRVVDAVRGVLNQFVSDIYIYTDHCKGGQSGKSPGFGISLVAESTTGAMLSVQTSSTPEGEGQPVVPEDLGKQAAEMLLEEIYKGGCVDSHHQSVVLLYMILGQRDVSKILTGPLTPYTIQFLRHLKEFFGAMFKIQAQQSDDDNSVAGGESKILLSCVGAGYTNINKTMV; this comes from the exons atggcggctgATTTGACATACGAAGGTTGTAATTTTTTCCGACAAAGACTTGTTTTGGCGACGCTTAGCGGTAAAtcggtgaaaataaaaaacataagaGCTGTTGAAGACGATCCTGGACTGAAAG ACTTTGAAGCAAGCTTTATACGGCTCCTGGACAAGGTAACAAACGGATCACGAatagaaattaatgaaacag GTACAATGCTGTTTTATAAACCTGGCCTGTTAACTGGAGGAACCATTGACCATGACTGTAATCCTCAAAGATCCATTGGTTATTACCTAGAAGCAGTGGTACTGCTGGCACCATTTTGCAAGAAACCTATCAGACTTACTCTGAAAGGAATAACAAATGACAGACATGATCCAACA GTTGACATCATTAAAACAGTTACTCTCCCTCTGGTAAAGAAGTTTGTGGTGGATGATGAAGGCTTAGATTTAAAG ATTGTGAAAAGGGGAGCACCTCCAGAGGGAGGAGGGGAGGTGGTATTCTCTTGTCCTGTGAGGAGAAACTTGCGGCCATTACAATTCACAGATCCTGGcaagataaaaagaataagaGGCCTTGC GTATGCTATGAGAGTTTCTCCAGCTATTTGTAAGAGAGTGGTTGACGCAGTGCGTGGTGTATTGAACCAGTTTGTGTCCGATATCTACATTTATACAGATCACTGCAAAGGAGGTCAATCTGGAAA GTCACCAGGGTTTGGGATCTCATTAGTTGCAGAATCAACAACTGGTGCCATGCTAAGTGTTCAGACATCATCTACCCCAGAAGGGGAGGGTCAGCCAGTTGTCCCTGAGGATCTTGGCAAACAGGCAGCTGAAATGttacttgaagaaatttacaaG GGAGGCTGTGTTGACTCTCACCATCAGAGTGTTGTTCTCCTTTACATGATTCTGGGACAAAGGGATGTTTCTAAAATTCTCACTGGTCCACTGACTCCATATAC CATTCAATTTTTGCGGCatctaaaagaattttttggaGCGATGTTCAAAATACAAGCACAACAGAGTGATGATGACAACAGTGTAGCAGGAGGAGAGAGTAAAATCTTGCTATCATGTGTAGGGGCTGGATACACGAACATTAACAAGACTATggtgtaa
- the LOC131787459 gene encoding DNA-directed RNA polymerases I, II, and III subunit RPABC2-like isoform X2: protein MADDDLEGYDDDLDEVEEEDHFEDVDDLEPTEDTDNIDILPTTEESQEPTKRITTPYMTKYERARVLGTRALQISMGAPVMVELEGQTDPLQIAMKELNKKIPITFWQYLPDRSLEV, encoded by the exons ATGGCGGACGACGATTTGGAAGG GTATGACGATGACCTCGATGAGGTCGAAGAAGAAGACCACTTTGAAGATGTAGATGACTTAGAG ccaacaGAAGACACAGATAATATTGACATTTTGCCCACAACAG AAGAAAGCCAAGAACCAACAAAAAGAATCACAACACCATATATGACAAAATATGAGAGAGCAAGAGTATTAGGAACTAGAGCTCTACAGATAAG TATGGGTGCCCCTGTTATGGTGGAACTTGAAGGTCAGACAGATCCTCTACAGATAGCCATGAAGGAACTCAA CAAGAAAATCCCCATTACTTTTTGGCAATATCTTCCAGACAGAAGCCTAGAAGTCTGA